The Sphaeramia orbicularis chromosome 16, fSphaOr1.1, whole genome shotgun sequence genome window below encodes:
- the serinc2l gene encoding serine incorporator 2, translating into MGACLALCSLASCASCLCGSAPCLLCGCCPSSNNSTITRLVFSFFLLLGTMVSVIMILPGMETQLRKIPGFCQGGVTIPGVENQVNCDVIVGYKSVYRMCFAMTCFFFLFSVIMIRVRSSRDPRAAIQNGFWFFKFLILVGITVGAFFIPDGTFHTVWFYFGAVGSFIFILIQLILLIDFAHSWNKVWVENAENSDNKCWFAGLLTFTILYYALAITAVVLFYVYYTQPDDCTEHKVFISLNLIFCIFISILSILPKIQEAQPHSGLLQASLISLYTMYVTWSAMTNNPDRKCNPSLLSLVSNVSVTEPSGDSNPGQVQWWDAQGIVGLIIFLFCTLYASIRSSSNTQVNKLMQTEEGKGSGGEGVVGEDGILRAVDNEEDGVTYSYSFFHFHLCLASLYIMMTLTNWYQPDTSTQAMRSSMPAVWVKMSSSWLGLGLYLWTLIAPLIFPDRDFS; encoded by the exons ATGGGGGCTTGTCTGGCCTTGTGCTCCTTAGCCAGTTGT GCCTCGTGTCTGTGTGGCTCAGCACCATGCCTCCTGTGCGGCTGCTGTCCATCCTCCAATAATTCCACCATCACACGACtggttttctctttcttcttgttGCTGGGAACCATGGTGTCTGTCATTATGATCCTTCCAGGAATGGAAACTCAGTTACGCAAA ATCCCGGGATTTTGTCAAGGAGGAGTTACTATACCAGGCGTTGAAAACCAAGTCAACTGTGATGTCATTGTGGGATACAAGTCTGTGTACCGCATGTGTTTTGCCATGACCTGCTTCTTCTTTCTATTCTCTGTCATCATGATTCGTGTTCGTAGCAGCCGAGATCCACGTGCAGCTATCCAGAATGG GTTCTGGTTCTTTAAGTTTCTGATCCTAGTTGGGATTACAGTGGGGGCCTTTTTCATCCCTGATGGAACATTTCACACTG TGTGGTTTTACTTTGGAGCTGTGGGATCCTTTATCTTCATCCTCATTCAGCTTATTCTTCTCATTGACTTTGCCCACTCATGGAACAAAGTGTGGGTAGAAAATGCAGAAAACAGTGACAACAAATGCTGGTTTGCAG GCCTGCTGACTTTTACGATCCTCTATTATGCCCTGGCCATCACTGCTGTGGTGCTCTTCTATGTTTACTACACTCAGCCTGACGACTGCACTGAGCACAAAGTCTTCATCAGCCTCAATCTTATCTTCTGCATCTTTATCTCCATTCTTTCCATCTTACCCAAAATACAG GAAGCACAGCCACACTCAGGTTTGCTTCAGGCATCACTTATCTCCCTCTACACTATGTATGTTACCTGGTCTGCAATGACTAACAATCCAG ATCGGAAGTGTAACCCCAGCCTGTTGAGTTTGGTGTCAAACGTCAGTGTCACTGAACCATCTGGGGACAGTAACCCAGGACAGGTGCAGTGGTGGGACGCTCAGGGCATCGTTGGATTGATCATCTTCCTTTTCTGTACACTCTATGCCAG TATCCGTTCGTCCAGTAACACCCAAGTAAATAAGCTGATGCAGACAGAGGAAGGCAAAGGGTCAGGTGGTGAGGGTGTCGTTGGAGAGGATGGCATACTAAGGGCTGTGGACAACGAAGAAGACGGAGTCACATACAGCTACTCCTTTTTCCACTTTCACCTCTGTCTGGCCTCTCTGTACATTATGATGACTCTCACCAACTGGTACCA ACCGGACACCTCCACCCAGGCCATGCGGAGCAGTATGCCAGCTGTTTGGGTGAAGATGAGCTCCAGCTGGCTGGGCCTGGGGCTCTACCTCTGGACCCTCATCGCCCCTCTTATCTTTCCTGACAGGGATTTCAGCTGA